Proteins from one Novosphingobium pentaromativorans US6-1 genomic window:
- a CDS encoding SDR family oxidoreductase → MFRPDLMKGMRILVAGGGTGIGEAMADAYATLGASVYLAGRRAEVVERTAARLEAETGSYARGFACDVRDPDQVRSLVERCWQDGGPIHGLMNSAAGNFISRTEDLSPNAFNAITDIAFRGAFYLTQECGKRWIAEGVRGTVVSVLASWIWNGGPFAVPAAMAKGGIEIMSKSLASEWGKHGIRLHTIAPGIFKTEGSQTRLDPLVKHGWNPCGNPLGRLGELSELANAGVFLMAPGCEFMNGQAIAVDGGAWLANGGNFMALSDVDDEGWKGIKDYARGATDAQKSERSV, encoded by the coding sequence ATGTTTCGACCAGATCTGATGAAGGGCATGCGCATTCTGGTTGCCGGCGGCGGCACCGGAATTGGCGAGGCGATGGCGGACGCCTATGCTACTCTTGGCGCTTCGGTCTATCTGGCAGGGCGCCGGGCCGAAGTGGTGGAACGCACCGCGGCCCGGCTTGAGGCTGAAACCGGCAGCTATGCGCGGGGGTTCGCCTGCGATGTCAGGGATCCAGACCAGGTCAGAAGCCTTGTCGAGCGTTGCTGGCAGGACGGAGGTCCGATCCATGGCCTGATGAACAGTGCTGCGGGCAATTTCATCTCGCGCACTGAGGATCTCTCGCCCAATGCCTTCAACGCGATCACCGACATCGCCTTTCGCGGTGCCTTCTACCTGACGCAGGAATGCGGCAAGCGCTGGATAGCCGAGGGAGTCAGAGGGACCGTGGTGTCCGTCCTGGCGTCCTGGATCTGGAACGGGGGGCCCTTTGCCGTGCCTGCGGCCATGGCGAAAGGCGGCATCGAGATCATGTCCAAGTCCTTGGCGAGCGAATGGGGCAAGCATGGGATCCGGCTGCACACGATCGCGCCGGGGATTTTCAAGACCGAGGGATCGCAGACACGTCTCGATCCCCTGGTGAAACACGGCTGGAATCCGTGTGGCAATCCGCTGGGCCGGCTGGGCGAACTGAGCGAATTGGCAAATGCAGGCGTGTTCCTGATGGCGCCGGGATGCGAGTTCATGAATGGCCAGGCCATCGCGGTGGACGGCGGAGCGTGGCTGGCCAACGGCGGCAATTTCATGGCGCTCTCCGACGTTGATGACGAGGGCTGGAAAGGCATCAAGGACTATGCGCGCGGCGCAACAGATGCACAGAAAAGTGAGCGGTCGGTATGA
- a CDS encoding SDR family NAD(P)-dependent oxidoreductase: MGSLSGKVAIVAGAGAKVGIGAAVARLLAQRGASVVVADLNFDGASAICSEIEAAGGRALALRLDIADEASVAAMVRDSVSAFGGIDFIHVNAADTSIRRQDTDAVSVPLEVFDQTIAVGLRGHLLCSRYAIPELLKRGGGGICYTSSDASMTSMPHYVSYVVSKAGLNGLMRHVATRWGKENIRANAVAPGLVLTDTVERDHTEKSKADLLAITRSPRLGMPEDIAAMVAYLASDDAQWVNGQVLSVNGGQYMH; the protein is encoded by the coding sequence ATGGGTAGTCTGAGCGGCAAAGTGGCGATCGTGGCGGGGGCTGGAGCGAAAGTGGGCATTGGCGCCGCCGTGGCACGCCTTCTGGCGCAACGGGGCGCTTCAGTGGTTGTTGCAGACCTGAACTTCGATGGTGCCTCGGCGATCTGCTCGGAGATTGAAGCTGCCGGCGGGCGTGCGCTTGCCCTGCGGCTGGACATCGCCGATGAAGCCTCGGTCGCTGCCATGGTGCGGGATTCGGTATCCGCTTTCGGCGGCATCGACTTCATCCATGTCAATGCTGCGGACACCAGCATCCGGCGACAGGATACGGATGCCGTCAGTGTTCCGCTCGAGGTCTTCGACCAGACGATCGCAGTTGGCCTGAGAGGCCACCTGCTTTGCAGTCGCTATGCCATTCCCGAGCTGCTCAAGCGCGGTGGCGGCGGCATCTGCTACACGTCCTCTGACGCTTCGATGACGTCGATGCCCCATTATGTCTCCTATGTCGTGAGCAAGGCGGGGCTGAACGGACTGATGCGCCACGTTGCAACCCGGTGGGGCAAGGAAAACATCCGCGCCAATGCCGTGGCTCCCGGTCTGGTTCTGACTGACACCGTCGAACGCGATCATACCGAAAAGAGCAAGGCCGACCTGCTGGCGATAACCAGAAGCCCCCGCCTGGGAATGCCCGAGGATATTGCCGCCATGGTGGCCTACCTGGCCTCTGACGACGCACAGTGGGTCAATGGTCAAGTGTTGAGTGTCAACGGCGGCCAATACATGCACTGA
- a CDS encoding SDR family NAD(P)-dependent oxidoreductase → MGRLEGKVALVTGSAAGIGQAIAWRYAREGAQVLATDISSEMDETVAQGEGRIVAAHCDVTDPKSIQSCVAQCIDRFGGIDVMCNNAGFPAPLVPVDELRFEDWKRSYSVNVDGVFHGIQAAAPHMKEKGGAIINMASIGSVKALPNLAAYASSKAAVMQLTKVAALDLGKYGIRVNAIGPGYIRTTFGGGYSDEVAEMLAEQNPMGRIGEPDDVAGVALFLASDDARWVNGAMHFVCGGSSAL, encoded by the coding sequence ATGGGAAGGCTGGAAGGCAAAGTCGCGCTCGTAACCGGGAGTGCCGCAGGGATCGGGCAGGCAATTGCCTGGCGATATGCGCGGGAAGGGGCACAGGTTCTGGCGACCGATATTTCCAGTGAGATGGATGAAACGGTGGCACAGGGGGAGGGACGGATCGTCGCGGCTCATTGCGATGTGACTGATCCTAAGTCCATCCAGTCCTGCGTCGCTCAGTGCATCGACCGGTTCGGTGGGATCGATGTGATGTGTAACAATGCCGGATTTCCAGCGCCGCTCGTGCCGGTCGACGAACTGCGCTTCGAAGACTGGAAACGCAGCTATTCGGTCAATGTCGATGGGGTGTTTCATGGCATCCAGGCGGCTGCGCCGCACATGAAGGAAAAGGGTGGAGCGATCATCAACATGGCGTCTATCGGCAGCGTGAAGGCTCTACCCAATCTGGCAGCTTACGCCAGTTCCAAGGCAGCGGTCATGCAACTTACCAAGGTGGCCGCGCTTGACCTTGGCAAGTACGGCATCCGGGTCAATGCCATAGGACCTGGCTATATTCGCACGACTTTCGGTGGCGGATATAGCGATGAAGTCGCAGAAATGCTTGCCGAGCAAAACCCCATGGGGCGGATCGGCGAACCCGACGACGTGGCAGGTGTGGCACTCTTCCTGGCATCGGACGACGCGCGTTGGGTTAATGGAGCCATGCACTTCGTGTGCGGCGGTTCGAGCGCGCTTTGA
- a CDS encoding ThuA domain-containing protein, which produces MTFERFTARTRERQVAVVTGGHPFDAQAFFALLDDVLYDDLGYNWCNVAHPAATALFEHPDSLSRFDLILFYDVPGQDYRIPQAPVQFEPSEAYKSGFERLLACGVPMLFLHHAIIGWPRWPRYAEILGGAVMAEPGELRGREVPDSGYRFGVTHRVTPVADHPVTAGLEDGFEITDQLYMGEVFEETLVPLMRSNYRFDASGFYSIGASMAGRPDSNEGWERPAGNNLIVWARQEKASPIVYVQCGDGPSAYQVSGFRQLLRNSAKWLAEQSTRANGT; this is translated from the coding sequence ATGACCTTCGAACGCTTCACGGCGCGTACCCGAGAGCGTCAGGTGGCGGTCGTCACTGGCGGGCATCCATTCGATGCTCAGGCTTTCTTCGCCTTGCTGGATGACGTCCTCTATGATGATCTTGGTTACAACTGGTGCAACGTCGCGCATCCGGCCGCCACGGCGCTGTTCGAGCATCCGGACAGTCTTTCCCGGTTCGACCTGATTCTGTTCTACGACGTGCCGGGACAGGACTATCGCATCCCCCAGGCGCCCGTGCAATTCGAGCCGAGCGAAGCGTACAAGTCCGGGTTCGAGCGTCTGCTGGCTTGCGGTGTGCCGATGCTGTTCCTGCATCACGCCATCATCGGCTGGCCGCGCTGGCCGCGCTACGCGGAAATTCTGGGCGGCGCGGTAATGGCGGAACCGGGCGAACTGCGCGGGCGCGAGGTCCCGGATAGCGGCTATCGCTTCGGCGTTACGCACCGTGTCACGCCGGTTGCCGATCATCCTGTTACGGCAGGACTGGAGGACGGTTTCGAGATCACCGACCAGCTCTATATGGGCGAAGTGTTCGAAGAGACATTGGTCCCCTTGATGCGCAGCAATTACCGGTTCGACGCAAGCGGGTTCTATTCGATCGGCGCGTCCATGGCTGGGCGGCCTGACAGCAATGAGGGGTGGGAGCGCCCTGCCGGCAACAACCTGATAGTCTGGGCGCGTCAGGAAAAGGCCAGCCCGATCGTCTATGTCCAATGTGGTGACGGTCCATCCGCTTATCAGGTGAGCGGATTTCGCCAGCTCTTGCGCAATAGCGCGAAGTGGCTTGCCGAGCAGTCGACGCGTGCGAATGGAACATGA
- a CDS encoding fumarylacetoacetate hydrolase family protein has product MKLALFNDYCPGLVVGDRIVDLSAAVGEAIMAELPRDRMPEIIARFAELRPAIEACSDQPGQALEQVRLRAPLPRPRKMFFGLGNYKEFLELPDKPVKPINMFVKSSRSVIDPGATIHLIPHEAIQFQHEGELAVVIGSRARNVSPQEALNHVFGYTCVVDASARGFRENVTFINKSADTFCPLGPWIVTADDLPDPQATRLRLWVDGQLRQDYPTSDMENPVREIVSYASRVLPLEPGDVLACGVNHQGLGPLQDGERGVIEIDGIGRLEFAVADPLKRKWPVGVDQKLAAGARTYRRGEMLPPGTPMFESRIG; this is encoded by the coding sequence GTGAAGCTTGCCCTGTTTAACGATTATTGTCCCGGTCTTGTCGTCGGCGATCGCATTGTCGATCTTTCCGCCGCGGTAGGCGAAGCGATCATGGCAGAATTGCCCCGAGACCGGATGCCGGAAATCATCGCCCGGTTCGCTGAATTGCGGCCCGCGATCGAAGCATGCTCCGATCAACCGGGGCAGGCCCTTGAGCAAGTCAGGTTGCGCGCGCCGCTGCCCAGGCCGCGCAAGATGTTTTTCGGCCTGGGCAACTACAAGGAATTTCTCGAGTTGCCGGACAAGCCGGTGAAGCCGATCAACATGTTTGTGAAGTCGTCTCGTTCGGTGATCGATCCGGGAGCGACGATTCACCTCATCCCGCACGAAGCGATCCAGTTCCAGCATGAAGGCGAACTGGCCGTGGTGATCGGAAGCCGCGCGCGAAACGTTTCGCCTCAAGAGGCCCTGAATCATGTGTTCGGCTACACCTGCGTTGTCGACGCTTCGGCACGCGGCTTTCGCGAAAACGTGACTTTCATCAACAAGTCGGCAGACACTTTCTGCCCGCTGGGGCCCTGGATCGTGACCGCTGACGATCTGCCCGATCCGCAGGCGACCCGTTTGCGCCTATGGGTCGATGGCCAACTGCGGCAGGATTATCCGACCAGCGACATGGAAAATCCGGTCCGCGAGATTGTTTCATACGCTTCGCGGGTATTGCCGCTGGAACCGGGCGACGTGCTGGCTTGCGGGGTCAATCATCAGGGACTGGGACCGCTGCAGGACGGCGAGCGCGGGGTGATCGAGATTGACGGTATCGGTCGACTGGAATTTGCTGTTGCCGATCCCTTGAAGCGCAAATGGCCGGTCGGGGTGGATCAGAAGCTGGCGGCGGGCGCGCGGACGTATCGCCGTGGGGAAATGCTGCCGCCCGGAACGCCGATGTTCGAAAGCCGCATCGGTTGA
- a CDS encoding fumarylacetoacetate hydrolase family protein, producing the protein MKLARFNDDRLGVVTEGGIRDVTDLLPASIMALRPRYRMNAVIAAFDDLRAAFERHDGPVLPLEEVSLDAPLTHPELTLCTFANYRQGGTHERAMPVFWLKPADAITGPGSSVSLPDMALGAVHHEAELVVIIGKGGRDITVEQALDHVFGYTATIDLNVRGILDDQGIAVNAHEGFGSLGPWIVTADELGSPQDLNVRLWQGETLRQDYSTSDMEYSVAELIAFVSGIATLEPGDLIACGTDMRGVGPVQHGETYRIEIDRIGGFTLSVTDPRRRVWPSDVDPKADEALQAARNGSFFMGANAFTPAIEEAVS; encoded by the coding sequence GTGAAGCTGGCGAGATTTAACGACGACCGGTTGGGAGTTGTCACCGAGGGCGGCATTCGCGACGTGACCGACCTGCTGCCGGCTTCGATCATGGCGCTGCGTCCCCGCTACAGGATGAACGCCGTGATCGCTGCCTTCGACGATCTACGGGCGGCCTTCGAACGACACGATGGTCCCGTGCTGCCGTTGGAAGAAGTCAGCCTGGACGCCCCTTTGACGCATCCGGAACTGACCTTGTGCACCTTTGCCAATTACCGGCAAGGCGGAACGCACGAACGCGCCATGCCGGTGTTCTGGCTAAAGCCGGCGGATGCGATCACGGGGCCGGGATCGTCGGTCAGCTTGCCGGACATGGCGCTGGGCGCGGTCCATCACGAAGCGGAACTGGTCGTGATCATCGGCAAGGGCGGGCGCGACATTACCGTCGAGCAGGCGCTGGACCATGTCTTCGGGTATACTGCGACAATCGATCTCAACGTCCGCGGAATTCTCGATGACCAGGGAATCGCTGTCAATGCGCACGAAGGTTTCGGCTCGCTTGGCCCGTGGATCGTCACAGCCGATGAACTGGGCTCTCCGCAAGACCTGAATGTGCGCTTGTGGCAGGGCGAGACCCTGCGGCAGGATTATAGCACGAGCGACATGGAATATTCCGTTGCTGAACTGATTGCGTTCGTATCCGGCATCGCAACCCTGGAGCCGGGGGACCTGATCGCTTGCGGTACCGACATGCGCGGGGTCGGTCCCGTGCAGCATGGCGAGACATACCGCATAGAAATCGACCGGATCGGGGGGTTCACGCTTTCGGTAACCGATCCCCGCCGCCGCGTGTGGCCCTCCGATGTCGACCCCAAGGCGGATGAAGCGCTTCAGGCGGCCCGCAATGGGAGCTTTTTCATGGGTGCCAATGCCTTTACTCCGGCGATCGAGGAGGCTGTATCGTGA
- a CDS encoding acyl-CoA dehydrogenase family protein: protein MEFEWSEEKLAIRESVQQICARYSDDYWLRKDKEGGFPEDFYREMVDAGYLGICYPEAYGGAGLGIQEAAIVTRTIAESGACMSGATAVHVNMFGLHPIVAFGTEEQKHRMLTPMIQGKEKACFGITEPNTGLNTTQLKTRAVREGDHYRVNGLKVWISTAQVADKIMLLTRTTALEDVKSPTHGLTLFYTKLDRNAVSVREIEKMGRKALDSNELFIEDLMVPLEDRIGEEGQGFKYILDGLNPERVLIAAEAVGIGYAALNRAANYARERVVFGRPIGQNQAIQHPLAINWCELEAAWNMVLKAGWCYDNRKPDAGVYANAAKYLAGEAGFNAAQRAVMTHGGMGYAKEYHVERYLREVMIPRLAPISPELALCFIAEKALEMPKSY, encoded by the coding sequence ATGGAATTCGAATGGTCCGAGGAGAAGCTGGCGATCCGTGAGAGCGTGCAGCAGATCTGCGCAAGATACAGCGACGATTACTGGTTGCGGAAGGATAAGGAAGGCGGCTTCCCCGAAGACTTCTACCGTGAGATGGTGGACGCCGGTTATCTGGGTATCTGCTACCCCGAAGCCTACGGCGGTGCAGGGCTGGGCATCCAGGAAGCTGCCATCGTCACTCGTACGATTGCCGAATCGGGGGCCTGTATGTCCGGTGCGACGGCCGTGCATGTGAACATGTTCGGTCTGCACCCGATCGTGGCATTCGGTACGGAAGAACAGAAGCACAGGATGCTTACCCCGATGATCCAGGGTAAGGAAAAGGCCTGCTTCGGAATTACCGAGCCCAATACCGGGCTCAATACGACCCAGCTCAAGACAAGAGCGGTGCGCGAAGGCGATCACTACCGGGTCAATGGGCTCAAGGTCTGGATCTCGACCGCCCAGGTTGCTGACAAGATCATGCTCCTGACCCGGACCACGGCGCTTGAAGACGTTAAAAGTCCCACGCATGGCCTGACCCTGTTCTACACAAAGCTCGATCGCAATGCCGTATCGGTGCGCGAGATCGAAAAAATGGGGCGCAAGGCTCTCGATTCGAACGAACTGTTCATCGAAGACCTGATGGTTCCCCTCGAAGACAGGATTGGCGAGGAAGGCCAGGGATTCAAGTATATCCTTGACGGCCTCAATCCGGAGCGGGTGCTGATCGCGGCCGAGGCGGTCGGGATTGGGTACGCTGCGCTCAACAGGGCGGCGAACTACGCGCGCGAACGTGTCGTTTTCGGCCGACCGATCGGTCAGAATCAGGCAATCCAGCACCCGCTTGCGATCAATTGGTGCGAGCTGGAGGCGGCTTGGAACATGGTGCTGAAAGCGGGCTGGTGCTACGACAACCGCAAGCCAGACGCGGGCGTATATGCCAACGCGGCAAAGTATCTGGCGGGAGAGGCAGGTTTTAATGCAGCCCAAAGGGCGGTGATGACGCACGGCGGCATGGGCTATGCCAAAGAGTATCACGTGGAGCGCTACCTGCGCGAAGTGATGATTCCGCGGCTGGCCCCGATCAGTCCCGAGCTGGCATTGTGTTTCATCGCGGAAAAAGCACTGGAAATGCCCAAGAGTTACTGA
- a CDS encoding TauD/TfdA dioxygenase family protein, with product MIAFERLSDELSYGAVIRGITLDDIASEENREQLRKLWFEYGLLLFRDTDVTDELHVELSRVFGRLEGHFLKDRIVDGHPELVAFGSDPVKEQTIDVGGRVLIGYIPWHTDFRWMAHPNHGGILRVHKLPKKGGATGFTCMIDAYNRLDDNLKKRIEGLEAVCKMIPDERMIRFFKREKLTVLNEGTSMEALQARPATDFPAVAHPLVRVQPETGRKMLYFTPHNAVSILGLEPDESDALIEELSWVITDPAYAYYHDWKVDDLVLWDNLRMLHTASGVEPGEEREVRRTTIAAPEPTGRTLEEGGWKWEDNRFDSQTAAGASA from the coding sequence ATGATCGCTTTCGAAAGGCTATCGGACGAACTGTCTTACGGCGCGGTAATCCGCGGCATCACCCTCGATGACATCGCATCGGAGGAAAACCGCGAGCAGCTTCGCAAGCTCTGGTTCGAATACGGCCTGCTGCTGTTCCGGGACACCGATGTAACCGACGAACTTCATGTCGAGCTGAGTCGCGTATTCGGCCGACTGGAAGGACACTTCCTGAAGGACCGCATCGTCGACGGCCACCCCGAACTTGTCGCCTTCGGCTCCGATCCGGTCAAGGAACAAACCATAGATGTCGGCGGCCGTGTCCTGATTGGCTACATCCCATGGCATACCGACTTCCGCTGGATGGCCCACCCCAATCATGGCGGCATCCTGCGTGTGCACAAGCTGCCAAAGAAGGGCGGCGCCACCGGCTTCACCTGCATGATTGACGCTTACAACAGGCTCGACGATAACCTGAAGAAGCGGATCGAAGGCCTTGAAGCGGTCTGCAAGATGATACCCGACGAGCGCATGATCCGCTTCTTCAAGCGCGAAAAGCTCACGGTGCTCAACGAGGGCACTTCGATGGAAGCTCTCCAGGCGCGGCCTGCCACCGACTTTCCGGCAGTTGCGCATCCGCTCGTTCGCGTCCAACCCGAAACCGGTCGCAAGATGCTGTATTTCACGCCGCACAATGCGGTGTCGATTCTCGGCCTGGAACCGGACGAATCCGACGCATTGATCGAGGAACTGAGCTGGGTCATCACCGACCCAGCCTATGCCTATTACCACGACTGGAAAGTCGACGATCTGGTGTTATGGGACAATCTTCGCATGCTGCACACGGCCTCTGGAGTCGAACCGGGCGAAGAACGCGAAGTACGTCGAACGACGATTGCTGCGCCGGAGCCGACCGGGCGAACCCTGGAAGAAGGTGGATGGAAGTGGGAAGATAACCGCTTCGATTCCCAGACTGCTGCTGGCGCTTCGGCTTGA
- a CDS encoding alpha-hydroxy acid oxidase: MAAIDRAYNVADIAAIARRRLPPGLYDFIDRGAEDEVTRRENSESIKRILIRQRVGIDTSMRDITTQIGSVVQSMPIGLAVTGMVGLLHYKGEQAMASAAASAGVPYTLGSGNFAGMAECKEICGDLLWRQLYPCRTEALLQHHLGIARDAGVNNLVITLDSPQTGNREYMLRNGFMPGMLNRNAIREMLSRPGWLMRAIVPYYLHEGGLPEMVDLPDDIRGRFGDRKVPPNPPADDYSWDTIRRIRRDWKGRLVIKGISVPEDAITAADIGCDGVIVSNHGGRSLDGCIPSMSALPGVVDAAGSRLDVMVDGGFTRGSDVLKAIALGAKCVWLGRATTFGLVAAGQAGVERVLEIFRSEISRAMAMMGATSVAELNRDFLQL, encoded by the coding sequence ATGGCTGCGATCGACAGGGCCTATAATGTTGCCGACATCGCAGCAATCGCCAGGCGGCGCCTTCCGCCGGGACTTTACGACTTCATCGATCGCGGCGCCGAAGACGAAGTCACCAGGCGAGAGAACAGCGAGTCCATCAAACGCATCCTGATCCGCCAACGGGTCGGGATCGATACTTCCATGCGCGACATAACAACCCAGATTGGCAGCGTCGTGCAATCCATGCCCATCGGCCTCGCGGTGACGGGCATGGTAGGGCTGCTGCACTACAAAGGGGAACAGGCGATGGCCAGTGCGGCCGCTTCAGCCGGCGTTCCCTATACTCTGGGCAGCGGGAACTTCGCAGGAATGGCGGAATGCAAGGAAATCTGCGGCGATCTCCTGTGGCGCCAGCTTTACCCTTGCCGCACCGAAGCCCTGCTCCAACACCACCTCGGGATCGCGCGCGATGCCGGTGTGAACAATCTGGTCATCACCCTCGATTCACCCCAGACCGGCAATCGCGAATACATGCTACGCAACGGCTTCATGCCAGGAATGCTCAACCGCAATGCCATCCGCGAAATGCTATCCAGACCCGGCTGGCTCATGCGGGCGATTGTCCCCTACTATCTACATGAAGGCGGTCTGCCCGAAATGGTGGATCTGCCTGACGACATTCGCGGTCGTTTCGGCGACCGCAAAGTACCGCCCAATCCTCCAGCTGACGATTATTCCTGGGACACGATCCGCCGCATTCGCCGTGACTGGAAAGGCCGGCTGGTCATCAAGGGCATTTCGGTACCCGAGGACGCAATCACCGCCGCCGATATCGGGTGCGACGGGGTGATCGTCTCCAACCATGGCGGGCGCAGCCTGGATGGCTGCATACCGTCCATGAGCGCCTTGCCGGGCGTGGTCGACGCCGCAGGCTCACGGCTCGACGTGATGGTGGATGGCGGCTTCACGCGGGGATCAGACGTTCTCAAGGCCATTGCCCTGGGCGCCAAATGCGTCTGGCTAGGCCGAGCCACAACGTTCGGACTGGTCGCAGCAGGACAAGCTGGCGTTGAGCGGGTCCTGGAGATCTTCCGCAGCGAGATCAGCCGGGCCATGGCCATGATGGGGGCGACCAGCGTTGCCGAACTCAACCGCGATTTCCTGCAGCTCTGA
- a CDS encoding SDR family NAD(P)-dependent oxidoreductase has product MKRFSGKTVLITGGASGIGRGTAIRFAEEGAKIALADLNTAGGLETAGLCEAAGGEAIFIETDVSCEQAMQDFVESAASRLGGIDVLFNNAGFPGAVGPIEALSVEDWDKTFSVLVRSVFLGMKFSVPHMKQRGGGAIVSTSSIGGLRGYAFGHAYSACKSALLNLTRSAAVELGRFNIRVNCICPGQILTPMAGGDHSDLAALEADMATRQPIPRAGRPEDIGNAVLYLASKEAGFITGEIITIDGGLLAGCWDYKAPAEQDVPSSAGFIGPSFQIDAQGDA; this is encoded by the coding sequence ATGAAGCGGTTTTCGGGAAAGACTGTATTGATTACCGGTGGTGCCAGTGGCATCGGCCGCGGGACGGCGATCCGTTTCGCTGAGGAGGGAGCAAAGATTGCTCTGGCCGATCTGAACACGGCCGGCGGTCTCGAAACGGCAGGTCTTTGCGAAGCGGCAGGCGGGGAAGCGATTTTCATCGAGACCGATGTCTCGTGCGAGCAGGCCATGCAGGATTTTGTCGAATCCGCAGCGTCACGGCTCGGGGGCATCGATGTGCTGTTCAACAATGCAGGTTTCCCCGGGGCTGTCGGACCGATCGAAGCGCTTTCCGTAGAGGACTGGGACAAGACATTTTCCGTCCTGGTTCGCTCCGTGTTTCTCGGAATGAAATTCAGCGTGCCACATATGAAGCAGCGCGGTGGCGGCGCGATCGTAAGCACGTCGTCGATCGGGGGGCTGCGAGGATATGCCTTCGGACACGCCTATAGTGCGTGCAAGTCCGCATTGCTCAATCTTACGCGGTCGGCCGCCGTCGAACTCGGCCGGTTCAACATCCGTGTCAATTGCATTTGTCCGGGACAGATCCTCACACCCATGGCGGGAGGCGACCACAGCGACCTTGCAGCGCTGGAAGCTGACATGGCAACACGTCAGCCGATCCCACGTGCGGGTCGTCCGGAAGACATTGGCAATGCGGTGCTCTATCTCGCCTCGAAAGAGGCGGGGTTCATTACCGGTGAGATCATTACCATCGATGGCGGACTGCTGGCAGGATGTTGGGATTACAAGGCTCCCGCCGAGCAGGACGTGCCCTCATCTGCCGGTTTCATTGGGCCTTCTTTCCAGATCGATGCGCAAGGCGATGCATGA
- a CDS encoding cytochrome P450, whose product MKHQPVIQGFDDVDFDPFAFFAASFGEIRDVYSLYDRLRQQGTVVEGSVLDLLCGVTEPQLEGLRQFTVLGYEEAMAVNRDPALFSNATLNDYLSITFGPTLTALDPPVHTEVRRVFQRIFLPAQVAKWSETFIDPVIDRLVTDLATAGKAELVEDFAKKYPFQIIYRQLALPEQDIETFHKLAVAQGLMGEYRHHAVEASQKLGAFLTDIVAERRRNPGADLISTLATSEVDGARLEDQFIIAFLRQLTLAAGDTTFRATGTLFAGLLSTPGLLDEVRNDRSLVAPLIEETLRWDGPSGYTLRTATRDTELGGVAIPAGSVVNVSFSAANRDPNAFANPNAFDVHRPKKPHMGFNTGPHMCVGQHLARLEMSRAVNAMLDRFPNMRFDPAQPRPHIEGVVFRTPYNVHVLLD is encoded by the coding sequence ATGAAACATCAACCTGTTATTCAAGGCTTCGATGACGTGGATTTCGATCCATTCGCATTCTTCGCTGCATCGTTTGGAGAAATCCGGGACGTCTACAGTCTCTATGATCGACTTCGTCAGCAAGGCACTGTGGTCGAAGGCAGCGTGCTGGACCTGCTCTGCGGGGTCACGGAGCCCCAGCTTGAAGGCCTTCGGCAGTTCACGGTGCTGGGTTACGAGGAGGCAATGGCGGTCAATCGCGATCCGGCGCTGTTTTCCAACGCGACGCTGAACGATTACCTTTCCATCACCTTCGGCCCGACGCTCACTGCGCTTGATCCGCCGGTCCACACCGAGGTTAGGCGCGTGTTCCAGCGCATCTTCCTGCCCGCACAAGTTGCGAAGTGGAGCGAGACTTTCATCGATCCGGTGATCGATCGGCTGGTTACCGATCTTGCAACGGCGGGCAAGGCCGAACTGGTTGAGGACTTCGCCAAGAAGTACCCCTTCCAGATCATCTATCGCCAGCTCGCACTGCCAGAGCAGGACATAGAGACGTTTCACAAGCTGGCAGTGGCACAAGGCCTGATGGGAGAGTATCGCCATCACGCAGTGGAAGCGTCGCAAAAGCTCGGCGCTTTCCTGACGGACATCGTTGCCGAGCGGCGACGCAATCCGGGCGCGGACCTTATCAGCACACTGGCAACCAGCGAAGTGGATGGCGCTCGGCTGGAAGACCAGTTCATCATCGCTTTCCTGCGCCAACTGACGCTTGCCGCCGGCGATACGACATTTCGGGCGACCGGCACGCTGTTCGCCGGACTGCTCTCAACCCCTGGGCTTCTGGATGAAGTGCGAAACGATCGCTCGCTCGTCGCTCCGCTGATTGAAGAAACCCTGCGATGGGACGGCCCTTCGGGCTATACCCTGCGAACCGCCACGCGCGATACCGAACTGGGCGGTGTCGCGATCCCCGCCGGATCGGTGGTGAATGTCTCATTCTCGGCCGCGAACCGGGACCCCAATGCCTTTGCCAATCCGAATGCCTTCGACGTACACCGCCCGAAAAAGCCGCATATGGGCTTCAACACCGGCCCGCATATGTGCGTGGGGCAACACCTGGCACGCCTGGAAATGTCCCGCGCCGTAAACGCAATGCTCGACCGCTTTCCCAACATGCGCTTCGATCCGGCCCAGCCGCGACCGCATATCGAAGGCGTCGTGTTTCGCACTCCCTACAACGTTCACGTCCTGCTGGACTGA